In Brassica rapa cultivar Chiifu-401-42 chromosome A06, CAAS_Brap_v3.01, whole genome shotgun sequence, a single window of DNA contains:
- the LOC103875003 gene encoding putative defensin-like protein 80 produces MGVWRSPYAFIAVSVIVMFLIIGSEATSGLNDECPGVCHSDIVPNCDTLCISLGFTGGFCKGLTCCCNPKSPKTLNILPP; encoded by the exons ATGGGTGTTTGGAGATCTCCATATGCTTTCATTGCAGTTTCTGTCATAGTAATGTTCCTTATCATAG gGTCAGAAGCAACGTCAGGGTTAAATGATGAATGTCCAGGGGTATGTCATTCCGATATTGTACCAAACTGCGATACACTCTGCATTAGCTTAGGGTTTACTGGAGGCTTCTGTAAAGGATTAACGTGTTGCTGCAATCCCAAATCCCCTAAAACCCTAAATATACTTCCTCcttaa
- the LOC103875007 gene encoding 1,4-dihydroxy-2-naphthoyl-CoA thioesterase 2, protein MDPKSAEFTADNPLHILGFVFEELSATRVSGRLTVTDKCCQPFKVLHGGVSALIAEGLASLGAGIASGYKRVAGVHLSIHHIRPAALGESVFAESFPVSVGKNIQVWEVRLWKTKETEKKKMISTSRVTLLSSLPVPDHAKDSLDQLKKFVSKL, encoded by the exons ATGGATCCAAAATCGGCCGAGTTTACAGCGGACAATCCGCTTCACATCTTAGGATTCGTGTTCGAAGAGCTATCCGCCACCAGAGTCTCCGGCCGCCTCACCGTAACTGACAAATGCTGCCAGCCGTTCAAAGTCTTGCATGGCGGCGTATCCGCTCTGATCGCGGAAGGACTCGCCAGTCTCGGCGCCGGTATAGCATCTGGTTATAAACGTGTTGCTGGTGTCCATCTTTCAATCCACCATATCCGACCTGCTGCCCTCGGTGAATCCGTCTTCGCCGAATCTTTTCCGGTCTCAGTCGGCAAAAATATACAG GTATGGGAGGTTCGGTTATGGAAAACCAAGGaaacggagaagaagaaaatgatatCAACATCCCGTGTTACTCTCTTGAGTAGTTTACCTGTACCGGACCACGCTAAAGATTCTTTGGACCAGCTCAAGAAGTTTGTATCCAAGTTGTAA
- the LOC103875009 gene encoding uncharacterized protein LOC103875009 isoform X1 translates to MATKKVIAICQAGGQFVTNKDGLLVYTNGDAYAIDIDHETSLTDFRSELAENFGFSWETMTLKYFLPGNRKTLITISKDKDFKRMVSFSVDAPNVEVFVLPEESKAMIVSNMPASRSSRTTASEAVVPVVSAGDIVMGDDNDGDITTNDFQIDMGPVMPDITSPLPCDFLLTDDKQHIKPAQQWENTITGVDQRFSSFAEFRDALHKYSIAHGFTYKYKKNDSHRVSVKCKAQGCPWRIAASRLSTTQLICIKRMNPRHTCERAVVKAGYRAARGWVGSIIKEKLKASPDYKPKDIAEDIKREYGIQLNYSQAWRAKEIAREQLQGSYKEAYTQLPFLCEKIKETNPGSVATFVTKEDSSFHRLFISFYASISGFRQGSRPLLFLDSVVLNSKYQGVILVATAPDAEDGAFPVAFAVANTESEENWVWFLESLKSALADSRRITFVADFQNGLKNALPLVFGDEHHHHAYCLRRLAEKLNTDLKAQFSHEARRFLLNDFYAAAYATRPEGYYSSLENIKNISPDACAWVVESEPHRWANALFEGERYNHMNSTFGLDFYSWVTEAHELPITQMIDELRAKLMQTIYTRQVQSREWAGTVLTPSNEEKLRKEIELARSLQVSRPHDSLFEVHGESINVVDIDQCDCDCKVWRLTGLPCSHAVAVIECIEKSPYEYCSRYLTSESYRLMYAESINPVPNGMTMAEEQRIEGVVSVTPPPTRRTPGRPKSKQVEPVDMIKRQLQCSNCKGLGHNKKTCKAGSQVQTERQD, encoded by the exons ATGGCAACGAAGAAAGTGATAGCTATATGTCAAGCAGGTGGACAGTTCGTAACTAACAAAGACGGTTTATTAGTTTACACCAACGGAGACGCTTACGCCATAGACATCGATCATGAAACGTCATTGACCGACTTCAGGTCCGAATTAGCTGAGAATTTCGGGTTTAGTTGGGAGACGATGACCCTCAAGTACTTCCTCCCTGGAAACAGGAAGACCCTTATCACCATCTCCAAGGATAAGGACTTTAAACGCATGGTCAGCTTCTCCGTAGACGCACCTAATGTCGAAGTCTTTGTCTTACCTGAGGAATCTAAAGCGATGATTGTCTCCAACATGCCAGCTAGTAG GTCAAGTAGGACAACTGCATCTGAAGCAGTGGTACCTGTAGTTTCTGCAGGAGATATTGTTATGGGAgacgacaatgatggtgatatAACAACTAATGATTTTCAGATCGACATGGGACCAGTAATGCCAGACATAACCAGCCCTTTACCGTGCGATTTCCTTCTAACCGACGACAAACAACACATCAAACCCGCACAGCAGTGGGAAAACACCATCACAGGCGTCGACCAAAGGTTCAGCAGCTTCGCAGAGTTCCGAGATGCATTACACAAGTACTCTATCGCCCACGGGTTCACTTACAAGTACAAGAAAAACGACAGCCACCGCGTCTCGGTCAAATGCAAAGCGCAAGGCTGCCCCTGGCGCATCGCCGCGTCGAGGCTCTCCACCACGCAGCTGATATGCATCAAGAGAATGAACCCGAGGCATACCTGCGAGAGAGCCGTAGTGAAAGCGGGTTACCGCGCGGCGAGAGGCTGGGTGGGAAGTATTATAAAGGAGAAGCTGAAGGCTTCTCCGGACTACAAGCCTAAGGATATAGCTGAGGATATAAAAAGAGAGTATGGGATACAGCTGAACTACTCGCAGGCGTGGAGAGCTAAGGAGATTGCTAGAGAGCAGCTTCAAGGCTCTTATAAAGAAGCGTATACTCAGCTTCCTTTTCTTTGCGAGAAGATTAAAGAGACTAACCCTGGTAGCGTTGCAACGTTCGTGACTAAAGAAGATTCGAGCTTCCATCGTCTCTTCATATCGTTCTACGCTTCTATAAGTGGGTTTAGACAAGGCTCTCGCCCTCTACTCTTCCTTGACAGTGTTGTCTTAAACTCTAAGTACCAAGGGGTTATCCTTGTTGCTACAGCTCCTGACGCAGAAGACGGAGCGTTTCCagtagcgtttgcggttgcaaACACCGAGTCAGAAGAGAACTGGGTTTGGTTCTTGGAGAGTCTCAAATCAGCGTTGGCTGATTCACGGAGAATCACGTTCGTTGCGGATTTTCAAAACGGTTTGAAGAATGCTTTACCTCTAGTGTTCGGTGACGAGCACCACCATCACGCCTATTGCCTGCGCCGCCTCGCGGAGAAGCTGAACACTGACTTGAAGGCTCAGTTCTCTCACGAGGCGAGACGGTTCTTGCTCAACGACTTCTACGCAGCTGCTTACGCCACGCGTCCTGAAGGATACTACAGTTCCTTGGAGAATATAAAAAACATTTCTCCTGATGCTTGCGCTTGGGTTGTGGAGAGTGAGCCTCACCGTTGGGCGAACGCTTTGTTCGAAGGAGAGAGGTATAACCACATGAACTCCACTTTTGGTTTGGATTTCTACAGCTGGGTCACTGAAGCGCACGAGCTGCCTATAACTCAAATGATAGATGAGCTGAGAGCAAAGCTGATGCAAACGATCTACACGCGGCAGGTGCAGTCCAGGGAGTGGGCTGGGACGGTGCTGACACCAAGTAACGAGGAGAAGCTACGGAAAGAGATAGAACTTGCTAGGTCGCTTCAGGTGTCACGGCCTCACGATAGCTTATTTGAGGTTCACGGTGAATCTATCAACGTAGTTGATATCGATCAGTGTGATTGTGACTGTAAGGTGTGGAGATTGACTGGTTTACCGTGTAGCCACGCGGTTGCGGTGATTGAGTGCATTGAGAAAAGCCCTTATGAGTACTGCTCTAGATACTTGACCTCGGAGAGTTACAGGTTGATGTATGCTGAGTCTATTAACCCTGTCCCTAACGGAATGACGATGGCGGAGGAACAGCGTATTGAAGGGGTTGTTTCAGTGACGCCGCCGCCTACGAGGAGGACACCGGGGAGACCAAAGAGTAAGCAGGTGGAACCGGTAGACATGATCAAGCGTCAGCTTCAGTGTAGCAACTGCAAGGGGTTAGGACACAACAAGAAGACTTGCAAAGCTGGGTCCCAGGTACAGACGGAGAGACAGGATTAA
- the LOC103875010 gene encoding mitochondrial thiamine diphosphate carrier 2 isoform X2, with product MSSTEAVDDPGQIKRALIDASAGAISGGVSRTVTSPLDVIKIRFQVQLEPTSSWSVVRGNLSGASKYTGMVQATKDIFREEGFRGFWRGNVPALLMVMPYTSIQFTVLHKLKSFASGSTKTEDHIHLSPYLSFVSGALAGCAATLGSYPFDLLRTILASQGEPKVYPTMRSAFFDIIKSRGIRGLYNGLTPTLVEIVPYAGLQFGTYDMFKRWMMDWNRRMLSSNNPINVDTNLSSFQLFVCGLGAGTSAKLVCHPLDVVKKRFQIEGLQRHPRYGARVERRAYRNMLDGLKQILMSEGWHGLYKGIVPSTVKAAPAGAVTFVAYEFTSDWLESISW from the exons atgaGTTCCACGGAGGCGGTTGACGATCCCGGCCAGATTAAACGTGCCTTGATTGATGCTTCCGCCGGAGCCATCTCCGGTGGTGTTTCTCGTACCGTTACTTCTCCGCTTGATGTTATTAAGATTAGATTTCAG GTTCAGCTAGAACCGACGAGTTCATGGTCTGTGGTCAGGGGGAACTTGTCAGGAGCATCTAAGTATACGGGGATGGTGCAGGCTACTAAAGACATTTTTAGAGAAGAAGGTTTTCGG GGGTTTTGGCGTGGGAATGTGCCAGCTTTGCTTATGGTCATGCCATATACTTCAATTCAGTTTACAGTACTGCATAAGTTGAAATCTTTTGCATCTGGTTCTACTAAAACAG AGGATCATATACATTTGAGCCCTTATCTATCCTTCGTCAGTGGAGCTTTAGCAGGATGTGCTGCTACGCTAGGATCGTACCCCTTTGATCTTCTAAGGACAATACTGGCCTCACAAGGAGAGCCTAAG GTGTATCCAACAATGAGGTCTGCATTTTTCGATATTATCAAATCTCGAGGGATAAGAGGATTGTATAATGGATTAACACCAACACTTGTTGAAATCGTGCCTTACGCTGGCCTGCAATTTGGCACGTACGATATGTTTAAGCGTTGGATGATG GACTGGAACCGACGCATGTTATCCTCCAATAACCCTATCAACGTGGACACCAACCTTTCTAGCTTCCAGCTTTTTGTTTGTGGGCTTGGAGCTGGCACTAGCGCCAAACTCGTCTGCCATCCTCTTGATGTGGTTAAAAAGCGTTTCCAG ATTGAAGGTTTGCAGAGACATCCGAGATATGGAGCCAGAGTGGAGCGACGTGCATACAGAAACATGTTAGACGGTCTCAAACAGATTCTGATGTCTGAAGGGTGGCACGGTCTGTACAAAGGCATTGTACCATCCACTGTGAAAGCTGCTCCTGCTGGTGCTGTTACCTTTGTGGCCTATGAGTTCACCTCTGACTGGTTGGAGTCAATTTCTTGGTAG
- the LOC103875010 gene encoding mitochondrial thiamine diphosphate carrier 2 isoform X1 yields MSSTEAVDDPGQIKRALIDASAGAISGGVSRTVTSPLDVIKIRFQVQLEPTSSWSVVRGNLSGASKYTGMVQATKDIFREEGFRGFWRGNVPALLMVMPYTSIQFTVLHKLKSFASGSTKTEDHIHLSPYLSFVSGALAGCAATLGSYPFDLLRTILASQGEPKVYPTMRSAFFDIIKSRGIRGLYNGLTPTLVEIVPYAGLQFGTYDMFKRWMMQDWNRRMLSSNNPINVDTNLSSFQLFVCGLGAGTSAKLVCHPLDVVKKRFQIEGLQRHPRYGARVERRAYRNMLDGLKQILMSEGWHGLYKGIVPSTVKAAPAGAVTFVAYEFTSDWLESISW; encoded by the exons atgaGTTCCACGGAGGCGGTTGACGATCCCGGCCAGATTAAACGTGCCTTGATTGATGCTTCCGCCGGAGCCATCTCCGGTGGTGTTTCTCGTACCGTTACTTCTCCGCTTGATGTTATTAAGATTAGATTTCAG GTTCAGCTAGAACCGACGAGTTCATGGTCTGTGGTCAGGGGGAACTTGTCAGGAGCATCTAAGTATACGGGGATGGTGCAGGCTACTAAAGACATTTTTAGAGAAGAAGGTTTTCGG GGGTTTTGGCGTGGGAATGTGCCAGCTTTGCTTATGGTCATGCCATATACTTCAATTCAGTTTACAGTACTGCATAAGTTGAAATCTTTTGCATCTGGTTCTACTAAAACAG AGGATCATATACATTTGAGCCCTTATCTATCCTTCGTCAGTGGAGCTTTAGCAGGATGTGCTGCTACGCTAGGATCGTACCCCTTTGATCTTCTAAGGACAATACTGGCCTCACAAGGAGAGCCTAAG GTGTATCCAACAATGAGGTCTGCATTTTTCGATATTATCAAATCTCGAGGGATAAGAGGATTGTATAATGGATTAACACCAACACTTGTTGAAATCGTGCCTTACGCTGGCCTGCAATTTGGCACGTACGATATGTTTAAGCGTTGGATGATG CAGGACTGGAACCGACGCATGTTATCCTCCAATAACCCTATCAACGTGGACACCAACCTTTCTAGCTTCCAGCTTTTTGTTTGTGGGCTTGGAGCTGGCACTAGCGCCAAACTCGTCTGCCATCCTCTTGATGTGGTTAAAAAGCGTTTCCAG ATTGAAGGTTTGCAGAGACATCCGAGATATGGAGCCAGAGTGGAGCGACGTGCATACAGAAACATGTTAGACGGTCTCAAACAGATTCTGATGTCTGAAGGGTGGCACGGTCTGTACAAAGGCATTGTACCATCCACTGTGAAAGCTGCTCCTGCTGGTGCTGTTACCTTTGTGGCCTATGAGTTCACCTCTGACTGGTTGGAGTCAATTTCTTGGTAG
- the LOC103875008 gene encoding 5'-nucleotidase domain-containing protein 4, translated as MNLCAHQVFDRMLMCGDMAKKLRFTAYSSPVLMAELHDLRKRNKRRSVRMFKCRAEGGRVPVGDDVFSVTTSSKYEVDYLGQSTKGDLNLKLDPLHSFGSGQATLEGPIEEVARTEAQAAENLIRELGIQGPFSAQHSPRGIFCSRTLNLRSISVIGYDMDYTLMHYNVMAWEGRAYDYCMENLKNMGFPVDGLSFDPELVIRGLMIDKETGNLVKADRFGYVQRAMHGTNMLSNKAVSEIYGRELTDLRNQSRWEFLNTFFSVSEAVAYAQMVDRLDDGSISADLGTLNYKGLYKAVAKALFRAHVEGQLKSEIMSKPELFVEPDPELPLALLDQKEAGKKLLLITNSDYHYTDKMMKHSFNKFLPNDMDWRDLFDMVIVSARKPEFFQMSHPLYEVVTGEGLMRPCFKAETGGLYSGGSAQMVESSLNVHGDEILYVGDHIYTDVSVSKVHLRWRTALICRELEEEYMALICSRGHREELIELINQKEVVGDLFNQLRLALQRRSKGRPAQTLAATNLADQELTETMQKLLIVMQRLDEKIGLMLESDGELFNKRWGFLSRAGLWDKSHLMRQIEKYADIYTSRVSNFLNYTPFMYFRSQEQSLAHDSPLPDAAMEN; from the exons ATGAATCTATGCGCCCATCAGGTGTTCGACAGAATGCTTATGTGTGGAGATATGGCGAAGAAGCTGAGGTTCACCGCTTATTCTTCTCCGGTATTAATGGCGGAGTTACATGACTTGAGGAAAAGAAACAAGAGGAGATCTGTAAGGATGTTCAAGTGCAGAGCTGAAGGTGGACGCGTGCCCGTCGGCGACGACGTGTTTTCCGTGACGACGTCGTCTAAGTATGAAGTGGACTATCTCGGTCAAAGCACCAAGGGGGATTTGAATCTCAAGCTTGACCCTCTCCACTCATTTG GAAGTGGGCAGGCTACGTTGGAGGGTCCAATTGAGGAGGTAGCGAGAACAGAGGCTCAAGCTGCTGAAAATTTGATTAGAGAGTTGGGTATCCAA GGTCCTTTCTCTGCGCAACACTCTCCTCGTGGTATATTTTGTAGTCGTACACTGAATCTACGATCCATTAGTGTAATCGGATATGATATGGATTACACTTTGATGCACTACAACGTCATG GCTTGGGAAGGAAGGGCTTATGACTACTGCATGGAAAATCTAAAGAACATGGGTTTCCCTGTCGATGGACTTTCTTTTGATCCGGAACTG GTTATCAGGGGTCTCATGATCGACAAAGAGACAGGTAATCTAGTCAAGGCTGATAGATTTGGGTATGTGCAGAGAGCCATGCACGGTACGAACATGTTATCAAATAAAGCTGTCAG TGAGATCTATGGAAGAGAGTTAACTGATCTTCGGAACCAGAGCCGTTGGGAGTTTCTCAACACATTCTTTTCTGTTTCAGAGGCTGTGGCTTATGCGCAG ATGGTTGATAGATTGGATGATGGATCTATTTCAGCAGATCTTGGCACTCTTAATTACAAAGGACTGTACAAG GCTGTTGCAAAGGCTCTCTTCAGAGCACATGTTGAAGGACAACTTAAG AGTGAGATAATGTCCAAGCCAGAACTATTTGTCGAGCCAGACCCAGAATTACCTTTAGCTCTTTTGGATCAAAAGGAG GCTGGTAAAAAGCTCTTGCTTATCACAAACTCAGATTATCACTATACAGACAAAATGATGAAGCATTCATTTAATAAATTTCTTCCTAATGACATGGACTGGCGAGATCTTTTTGACATG GTGATAGTTTCTGCGAGGAAACCAGAGTTCTTCCAGATGTCACACCCTTTGTACGAGGTTGTGACTGGAGAGGGTTTGATGCGTCCATGCTTTAAGGCTGAAACAG GTGGTTTGTACTCAGGAGGAAGTGCGCAGATGGTAGAGAGTTCACTCAATGTTCATGGAGATGAGATTTTGTATGTTGGTGACCACATCTACACTGATGTCAGCGTCTCCAAAGTCCATCTCAGGTGGCGAACTGCACTGATTTGCCGTGAACTGGAAGAAGAG TATATGGCTCTAATTTGTAGTCGTGGTCACCGAGAAGAGCTGATAGAGcttataaatcaaaaagaagTTGTTGGAGATCTCTTTAACCAGCTTCGGCTTGCTCTTCAAAGACGAAGCAAAGGCCGTCCTGCTCAG ACCCTCGCTGCTACCAATTTGGCTGATCAAGAACTGACAGAGACCATGCAAAAGCTTCTCATTGTGATGCAAAGACTAGATGAAAAGATTGGTCTGATGCTCGAATCAGACGGCGAGCTTTTCAACAAAAG ATGGGGCTTCCTTTCGCGTGCGGGTTTGTGGGACAAAAGCCACTTGATGAGACAAATCGAAAA GTATGCTGATATATACACATCAAGAGTCTCCAACTTCCTCAACTACACGCCCTTCATGTATTTCCGCTCACAAGAGCAG TCACTGGCTCATGATTCTCCCCTTCCTGATGCGGCTATGGAAAACTAG
- the LOC103875009 gene encoding uncharacterized protein LOC103875009 isoform X2, with protein sequence MATKKVIAICQAGGQFVTNKDGLLVYTNGDAYAIDIDHETSLTDFRSELAENFGFSWETMTLKYFLPGNRKTLITISKDKDFKRMVSFSVDAPNVEVFVLPEESKAMIVSNMPASRSSRTTASEAVVPVVSAGDIVMGDDNDGDITTNDFQIDMGPVMPDITSPLPCDFLLTDDKQHIKPAQQWENTITGVDQRFSSFAEFRDALHKYSIAHGFTYKYKKNDSHRVSVKCKAQGCPWRIAASRLSTTQLICIKRMNPRHTCERAVVKAGYRAARGWVGSIIKEKLKASPDYKPKDIAEDIKREYGIQLNYSQAWRAKEIAREQLQGSYKEAYTQLPFLCEKIKETNPGSVATFVTKEDSSFHRLFISFYASISGFRQGSRPLLFLDSVVLNSKYQGVILVATAPDAEDGAFPVAFAVANTESEENWVWFLESLKSALADSRRITFVADFQNGLKNALPLVFGDEHHHHAYCLRRLAEKLNTDLKAQFSHEARRFLLNDFYAAAYATRPEGYYSSLENIKNISPDACAWVVESEPHRWANALFEGERYNHMNSTFGLDFYSWVTEAHELPITQMIDELRAKLMQTIYTRQVQSREWAGTVLTPSNEEKLRKEIELARSLQVSRPHDSLFEVHGESINVVDIDQCDCDCKVWRLTGLPCSHAVAVIECIEKSPYEYCSRYLTSESYRLMYAESINPVPNGMTMAEEQRIEGKECKSLPRN encoded by the exons ATGGCAACGAAGAAAGTGATAGCTATATGTCAAGCAGGTGGACAGTTCGTAACTAACAAAGACGGTTTATTAGTTTACACCAACGGAGACGCTTACGCCATAGACATCGATCATGAAACGTCATTGACCGACTTCAGGTCCGAATTAGCTGAGAATTTCGGGTTTAGTTGGGAGACGATGACCCTCAAGTACTTCCTCCCTGGAAACAGGAAGACCCTTATCACCATCTCCAAGGATAAGGACTTTAAACGCATGGTCAGCTTCTCCGTAGACGCACCTAATGTCGAAGTCTTTGTCTTACCTGAGGAATCTAAAGCGATGATTGTCTCCAACATGCCAGCTAGTAG GTCAAGTAGGACAACTGCATCTGAAGCAGTGGTACCTGTAGTTTCTGCAGGAGATATTGTTATGGGAgacgacaatgatggtgatatAACAACTAATGATTTTCAGATCGACATGGGACCAGTAATGCCAGACATAACCAGCCCTTTACCGTGCGATTTCCTTCTAACCGACGACAAACAACACATCAAACCCGCACAGCAGTGGGAAAACACCATCACAGGCGTCGACCAAAGGTTCAGCAGCTTCGCAGAGTTCCGAGATGCATTACACAAGTACTCTATCGCCCACGGGTTCACTTACAAGTACAAGAAAAACGACAGCCACCGCGTCTCGGTCAAATGCAAAGCGCAAGGCTGCCCCTGGCGCATCGCCGCGTCGAGGCTCTCCACCACGCAGCTGATATGCATCAAGAGAATGAACCCGAGGCATACCTGCGAGAGAGCCGTAGTGAAAGCGGGTTACCGCGCGGCGAGAGGCTGGGTGGGAAGTATTATAAAGGAGAAGCTGAAGGCTTCTCCGGACTACAAGCCTAAGGATATAGCTGAGGATATAAAAAGAGAGTATGGGATACAGCTGAACTACTCGCAGGCGTGGAGAGCTAAGGAGATTGCTAGAGAGCAGCTTCAAGGCTCTTATAAAGAAGCGTATACTCAGCTTCCTTTTCTTTGCGAGAAGATTAAAGAGACTAACCCTGGTAGCGTTGCAACGTTCGTGACTAAAGAAGATTCGAGCTTCCATCGTCTCTTCATATCGTTCTACGCTTCTATAAGTGGGTTTAGACAAGGCTCTCGCCCTCTACTCTTCCTTGACAGTGTTGTCTTAAACTCTAAGTACCAAGGGGTTATCCTTGTTGCTACAGCTCCTGACGCAGAAGACGGAGCGTTTCCagtagcgtttgcggttgcaaACACCGAGTCAGAAGAGAACTGGGTTTGGTTCTTGGAGAGTCTCAAATCAGCGTTGGCTGATTCACGGAGAATCACGTTCGTTGCGGATTTTCAAAACGGTTTGAAGAATGCTTTACCTCTAGTGTTCGGTGACGAGCACCACCATCACGCCTATTGCCTGCGCCGCCTCGCGGAGAAGCTGAACACTGACTTGAAGGCTCAGTTCTCTCACGAGGCGAGACGGTTCTTGCTCAACGACTTCTACGCAGCTGCTTACGCCACGCGTCCTGAAGGATACTACAGTTCCTTGGAGAATATAAAAAACATTTCTCCTGATGCTTGCGCTTGGGTTGTGGAGAGTGAGCCTCACCGTTGGGCGAACGCTTTGTTCGAAGGAGAGAGGTATAACCACATGAACTCCACTTTTGGTTTGGATTTCTACAGCTGGGTCACTGAAGCGCACGAGCTGCCTATAACTCAAATGATAGATGAGCTGAGAGCAAAGCTGATGCAAACGATCTACACGCGGCAGGTGCAGTCCAGGGAGTGGGCTGGGACGGTGCTGACACCAAGTAACGAGGAGAAGCTACGGAAAGAGATAGAACTTGCTAGGTCGCTTCAGGTGTCACGGCCTCACGATAGCTTATTTGAGGTTCACGGTGAATCTATCAACGTAGTTGATATCGATCAGTGTGATTGTGACTGTAAGGTGTGGAGATTGACTGGTTTACCGTGTAGCCACGCGGTTGCGGTGATTGAGTGCATTGAGAAAAGCCCTTATGAGTACTGCTCTAGATACTTGACCTCGGAGAGTTACAGGTTGATGTATGCTGAGTCTATTAACCCTGTCCCTAACGGAATGACGATGGCGGAGGAACAGCGTATTGAAGGG AAAGAGTGTAAATCTCTACCAAGAAATTGA
- the LOC103875006 gene encoding putative defensin-like protein 83: MSTTKFPSLIFSLVMVTALFLMPIISGQMVPCLPGECTNSSVCNSACKSKGYRGGVCVKMDLGAKSGACCCRRNFESQDSSMSYDANALIPN; this comes from the exons ATGTCAACCACTAAATTTCCATCTCTTATATTTTCTTTGGTGATGGTAACTGCCCTCTTTCTTATGCCTATAATTTCAG GACAGATGGTGCCATGTCTACCCGGGGAATGTACAAACTCATCAGTATGCAATTCAGCTTGCAAATCTAAAGGATACAGAGGAGGGGTTTGTGTAAAGATGGATCTTGGCGCAAAGAGCGGTGCTTGTTGCTGCAGACGTAATTTTGAATCTCAAGATTCTTCCATGTCTTATGATGCTAATGCCCTCATTCCTAActaa